The Candidatus Methylomirabilota bacterium genome includes a window with the following:
- a CDS encoding MaoC family dehydratase N-terminal domain-containing protein yields the protein MPTTRFPTITPEALEALRSRIGKAVPRPEPYIEVATRDAIRHWAHGIGDRNPFWAEGRVAPPTLLFAMDRIVSGYVGGLPGIHAMYAGTDFRWRRPIREGDRVVGQSVLRELVEKPSAFAQRAIQQVYRTTFENQRGELVCEADSWCFRTERDTARERGKYGATEPHRYTEEEIRRIAHAYQVEEIRGSVPRIWEDVAIGEALPTVCKGPLTVTSVVAFVQGWGSLYVRAHGLAFDLFARHPALGIPNAFGVPEPPERVHWDEPFARTVGVPGAYDYGPERVAWLGHVCTNWMGHDGQLRRLSAQVRRHNLIGDTTWCRGIVTGRREEGGEALVDIDLVAENQRSEITAKGSATIALPRRAN from the coding sequence GCAAGGCGGTGCCGCGACCCGAGCCGTACATCGAGGTCGCCACGCGGGATGCCATCCGCCACTGGGCGCATGGCATAGGGGACAGGAACCCGTTCTGGGCGGAGGGGCGCGTGGCCCCACCCACCCTTCTCTTTGCCATGGACCGCATCGTCTCGGGTTATGTCGGTGGGCTCCCGGGCATACACGCCATGTATGCGGGAACGGACTTTCGGTGGCGCCGGCCCATCCGCGAAGGCGATCGCGTGGTCGGCCAGAGCGTACTCAGGGAGCTGGTCGAGAAGCCCTCGGCCTTCGCCCAGCGCGCCATCCAGCAGGTCTACCGAACGACGTTCGAGAACCAGCGTGGCGAGCTCGTCTGCGAGGCTGACTCGTGGTGCTTTCGCACGGAGCGGGACACGGCGCGCGAGAGGGGCAAGTACGGGGCCACGGAGCCGCACCGGTACACCGAGGAAGAGATCCGCCGCATCGCGCACGCCTACCAGGTCGAGGAGATCCGCGGCAGCGTCCCGAGGATCTGGGAGGATGTGGCCATCGGCGAGGCGCTGCCCACCGTCTGCAAGGGCCCTCTCACCGTCACCTCGGTGGTGGCCTTCGTGCAAGGTTGGGGTAGTCTCTACGTGCGCGCCCATGGACTCGCCTTCGACCTCTTCGCGCGTCATCCGGCGCTGGGAATCCCGAATGCCTTTGGCGTTCCGGAGCCGCCCGAGCGCGTGCACTGGGACGAGCCCTTCGCGCGAACGGTGGGGGTGCCGGGCGCCTATGACTATGGTCCAGAGCGCGTGGCATGGCTGGGGCACGTGTGCACCAACTGGATGGGCCATGACGGCCAGCTCCGGAGGCTCTCGGCCCAGGTGCGCCGTCACAATCTCATCGGGGACACCACGTGGTGCCGTGGCATCGTCACGGGCCGGCGCGAGGAAGGGGGGGAGGCGCTCGTGGACATAGATCTGGTCGCGGAGAACCAGCGAAGCGAGATCACGGCAAAGGGGTCGGCGACGATCGCGCTGCCCCGGCGAGCCAACTAG